From Fusobacterium varium:
GAGAAACAATAGCCGAAAAACTTGAAAATAATCATATTTATACTTCTCCAAATAATATTCAAATAGTTTCTGGTTCACAACAGGCTCTTGATTTGATAAAGAAAATTATACTAAAAAGAAAAACTACTACTATGGTTGCTGCCAGCCCAACATATTATGGGGCTATAAATACATTTTCTGAAATAGCTAAAATGATAAGCGTTCCTTTGGAAGAAGATGGAATAAATGTGGAAGAATTAGAAAAAATCCTACAAAAAAATAAAGTGGACTTTTTCTATACCATGATAAATTTTGAAAGCCCTACTGGAATTTCATGGTCAATGGAAAAAAAGAAAAAAATTCTTGAATTTTCAGAAAAATACAATTTTACTATTATAGAAGATGATTGTCTTTCTCCTTTATATTACTATAATAATATTACCATTCCCTTAAAAGCTATGGATAAAAAAAATAAAGTGATATACATAAATTCTTTTTCTAAACTTATAATGCCTGGATTAAGACTTGGATATATGATTGTTCCCAATAATTTAATTTCTGATATAATTGCTGCAAAATTTTCAGCTGACATATCATCTTCTGGTTTATTTCAAATGGCACTTCATCTTTTTCTTAAAAAAGGTTACTTAGAACCCAATATTGAAAAACTAAGAAAAGCGTTTAAAGAAAAGTATGAGCTTACATTGTCCCTTTTACAAGAAATAAAAGAAATAGAACTTCCATATATTCCACAAGGTGGATTATATATATGGATAAAATTACCAAAAGGCCTCAATTCGAATGTTTTTTATAATGTGTTGAAAGAAAGGCATGTTTCTATACTTCCTGACTCTGTATTTTACACGAATGATGAACAAGAGAATAATCACATTCGATTAAGTTTTGCAGCTGTAACAAAAGAAGAAATAATAAGAGGAATAGAAATAATAAAGAAATCTTTAGAAGAATTTTCACAAAAAAAAGATTTTCTATTTAAAGAAGACTTTTTATCCATTTTAATAAGATAAAAATTTATATGTTATTTTTGATGAGTTTAAATTATTAATAAATGAATTCTATATAATTTATTTATATATTTTGAGCTATTATTTCAAATGTATTTTAGAGTAAATTAAAAAACTGGCTTATTACTAAGCCAGTTTTTTAATTTACATTCCCTTGTATTTATCATTCAAATAATCATAGGCTATTTTAGAAAATGCTGCTGCTCCCATTTTTATTACTTCTTCATCTACATTAAATTTAGGATTGTGAAGTGGATATTGTGTATTTTTATCCTCATTTGCACTTCCTACTATTATATATGTAGCTGGAATATTTTCACTGAAGAAACAAAAATCATCTCCACCTATTTTAAAACTTTGATTTATAACAAATCCTTTATTAAAAACATCTTTTACACTTTCTCTAACAGCCTCTATTATTTCTGGAGTATTATAGACAGGAAATGTCTTCCCTCTATATGAAAACTCATGTTCTACTCCATAGATTTCACTTATATTTTTTATTATTTTATCCATATGTTTTTTTACAAGTTCACGATTGTGTTTGTGTAAAGTTCTTACTGTTCCCGCAATTACTGCTTCATTTGGAATGATTGCATCATATGTTCCAGCATTAAATCTGCATATCTGTACCACACATGGTTCT
This genomic window contains:
- a CDS encoding putative transcriptional regulator — protein: MKLNFIIYKDSPHKIYLQLYDSIKNMIETGEALPNEKLPSIRQIAIKFDINTLTVLKAYDLLEKNNYIYKVSGKGCFVKEKNKLISNTQKPVINNFAIMNKDINFASATPAANLYPVEIFQEIINDIFNNYGAKAFNYFNTQGLLELRETIAEKLENNHIYTSPNNIQIVSGSQQALDLIKKIILKRKTTTMVAASPTYYGAINTFSEIAKMISVPLEEDGINVEELEKILQKNKVDFFYTMINFESPTGISWSMEKKKKILEFSEKYNFTIIEDDCLSPLYYYNNITIPLKAMDKKNKVIYINSFSKLIMPGLRLGYMIVPNNLISDIIAAKFSADISSSGLFQMALHLFLKKGYLEPNIEKLRKAFKEKYELTLSLLQEIKEIELPYIPQGGLYIWIKLPKGLNSNVFYNVLKERHVSILPDSVFYTNDEQENNHIRLSFAAVTKEEIIRGIEIIKKSLEEFSQKKDFLFKEDFLSILIR